The Nitrospiraceae bacterium genome segment GCGATTCATCTTACGATCAAGTTTCTCGGCGACATCGACGAACGGCTTGTCGATGACATGCGAGCAGCCATCGAGCAGGTCCTGAGAGAACACCGATCGATCCGGATTCCCCTCGAACGATTCGGAGCGTTCCCACGCCCGCACCAACCGAGGGTGCTCTGGGTTGGTGCGTCAGAACAGTGGGAGCAGAGTGAGGACGCTCAACGATTAGCCTCGCTCCATCGAGGAATCGAGGACTGTTGTGCAACGTTCGACTTTGCCCACGACAGTAGACCTTTGAGCCCGCATTTGACGCTGGCTCGGATCAAAGAAGGGGAACGTCACGTTGGGCAGACATTGGCCAAGACTAGCGTGATGGACCGACCACTCTCATTGGGATCACTCTTGCTTGAATCCGTCGTGTTGATGAAAAGTGAACTGCGACCAACCGGGCCAGTGTATACAAAGCTGTGGGAGGTTGCCCTTGCCCGTCCTTGACGGCTCGTCGAGGCGTTTATAAGATGTTGCCATGAAGCTCGTTCTTCCGACCGCAGCTCTTCTCATGATGATGACTCTCCCCGTCTGGGCAGGCAGGTCCGATGAGTTCGATGCCGATCAGCCATTTAA includes the following:
- the thpR gene encoding RNA 2',3'-cyclic phosphodiesterase, whose amino-acid sequence is MIRAFIAVEVNDDLRKQIAQVQQELRQRLSREGSRDVRISWVQPTAIHLTIKFLGDIDERLVDDMRAAIEQVLREHRSIRIPLERFGAFPRPHQPRVLWVGASEQWEQSEDAQRLASLHRGIEDCCATFDFAHDSRPLSPHLTLARIKEGERHVGQTLAKTSVMDRPLSLGSLLLESVVLMKSELRPTGPVYTKLWEVALARP